In the genome of Lathyrus oleraceus cultivar Zhongwan6 chromosome 4, CAAS_Psat_ZW6_1.0, whole genome shotgun sequence, the window GATTTAACATAGGAAGCTTACAGAAGCTGAATGAACTCCAAGATTTCTAAGTTGAAGGATGTTGGGTATACTCTTGCTGAAAGCAAATTCTGTTCTGGGTTCGTGCCCTTAATGGAACTCTGGAAGCTAAGAAACTCCCAACTTTGTATTTTGGCTCCATAAATCAAGGAAACTTCTCCTAAATGGAAGAAAAAGTTGCTCCAGAAACTGAGATTGTTCAGTATATTGATTCTGCTCCAGAACCTGTTGCTGCTTCTGAACCTCAAGATTGTGTTATGAAAGAAACTGCTACTCAAATAGTTGTCTCAGAAGCTTCTGCCTTTCAATCTATCCTTGTTGCTCTTCTGAAGACAATCGAGGAAATCAAGGTTGACAATGCAAGGGTCAATGAGTGTCTAGACAAGCATGATCTTATGTTTTAGATAATTCTCTCAAGGCTTTCTCCACCTCCTTCTCCTCAGAAcatttagtttttatttttagtttCTTGAAAATTATCCTTTGTTTTCTTATCAATTCTACTTTGCACTGCCTTTTGGCTATATTTTCAATGAATAATGTTTtgtttctctttatttatttccgtcttatgtctttttgattgatgacgAAGGGGGAGAAAACATAATGTCTAAATGGGAAGAATTAGtgtttattttgatatctaaTTTCCTTAAGTAAAAACCCAAAAATTGTTTAATGCCTTTGCTAACAAATACTTCGAAAAAGAGTTTGTTAAGTGTTTTGCAGGGTTATTTCTCATAAATCAGAATGGTTCAAAATATGACTTTCAGAAAATCATGATTCTGAAATCCAGTAACCAATTTTAAAGGTTCTTCTCAAATAACTCAACAATGATTCTGAAGCAAAGCTTCTGAAGAAAAGATTATGAAGTAAAGCCTATCAGAATGATGATGTTATCAACCAGTGCTTTGGACAACATCAActaacttctgaagataaaccagattctAACAGAAAATGCACTttggtacttcaaaaaggttaatcaagaaagtttctttcattctgattttatctttatAGGATTACACATATCAGGGGGAGCTTTATGCTTTTGTAAGATGTATTTTTCcgtgattaccctgtacaaaattgttccttaaaatacatgttttgtcatcacCAAAAAGGGGGAGATGGTTAGGATAAGATTTGAttatgcatctataccttgagttttaatgataacaaatGTATTTGTGTGAGAAAAATTTTGGTAACCTAATGGTTtattattgtgtagctttaacaaccaatTCTGATTCTGATTATATTATGTGCAACGACATCAGTTTATGAACTTTGCATTTCAAATTCGCTTCTGCGTCTACTATTAGGAGTTCTGAAAGACGTAAATATTATTGTTGTAATGTGCTTTCTGCTTCTGTGTTATTTCACTCatcagaagcttctgaggagacactatgttgCTGATGCAATGCTCTTTCAGTTCTTGCTCTAGGATGTGACTCTGATCACCTAACTTCTGAAGAACGGAAAGCTTCTAAAGTTGTGTTATGTAgatgaagattctgaagatctcaagacagGAGATTGAAGTTATCAAGTTTCTGAATGAGGATTCAAAAGACTCTGAAGACcatgaagattctgaagatctcaagctagacgactgacgttgtcaaggttctgaccaaaggTTCTGAAATTTTTTAATCCATCTCCCTATTTCTTCATTCCATGGAACAAATAAATCTCGGTGGAGACTATGTTATTTCTTTGAGCGCGCGATGCACTCAAGTATTTCTCGCGCCACAACACTAAGGGATATGAGATCCAAGCCCAGAAACTCCCATATTCTCGGGGCATCTTTATGCCGGGGCACAACAACTCCACCTAGCTCAAGGAATTTTGGAACGAGGCATGCATGACTTTGAAGTTAAGTTCAATAACATCTTCGAGCTTCTCTAGCAACCCCGATAAACACCAATGATAATACTCATCCTTGGAGTGTGAATATCCTTCTCATTATTCATGGTAGTCTCTGCCTCTTCAAACTTGGTAGAGGAAGAAGTAAGTGTTTCCCGAGCATCATCCAAACATTTCTCCACCTTAGTCAGAAAAGACTGAACCTCCATAAGGGTTTTCTCTTTTTGTTTTAGCGACACCTCCAAAAGAGTGACCTTAAAAGAACAAACATATTGTTTCTTCAAAAGCTCTTTTTCTTTCCTCAAGTTACCAAGAACCAATGGATCCTCAGTGGTCAATAAAGTAATAGCCTGATGCGTTTAGTATGTTATTTCTATCATTGATTCCTACTTGGCCGTGTTAGAAAATTCTGAAAATAAGCATACTCTCCTTCAAGAAAGAAAGATTTCACTTCTTTCATAGTATAAAGACCCTTATTTCTGAAGAATTGTTACATAGAATTAGTAGAAGGCGCACTACGGTAACCACCCATGATCATTTTCTCACTAGGAGTTTGCGTTGACTTAGTCCTCTTCGCAAGATGTTTCTTGTGAGTTGTATGCTTACCTTTATCCCTCATGGCAAGGTCAGTATCGGTGGGCTTTGATCAATCCACGACCTTTTCACCTTGTCGGTCGTGGGATTTCTTACTACAACCCTCTGAGACCTGACATTCCTAGTCCAATTTATCTTCCCGTTCAGCTTGTGGCAGAAGCGTTTGATCAAGGTTTAAGGCGTCACATCTTTCCATGATCGCCTCCGACATTGCTTCATTAGTGTCTTTAGTTGAATTTGTTGGAGGAGGCGGAGGAATATTCTTTGTCGCCAATGCCTTCTTCCTCTTCATCACTTCATGGATCAATCTCATGTTATcttcaaaacaaaataaaagaaaTGATTAGGTCATAAATTAAATAATTGTAGAGACAAACAAAATGATGGTTCCCTCCTTTCACTAAATAAATTTCTTCTCTCCTGTGTGTCGGTTGCCTTCGCTGACGACTGTGTGTCAATATACTGCCTCTTTTGTTGGTTCGGCTGAACGTCTGTGGGATCGATCGCATCTTCGATGCCTACCCTTTTCTAGAGAACAAATAAGTCAACCTTCAACTTCACTTCTTTCAGACTCGATTCTTCCAAAGGGAACACATACTTGCTTGGAACCCTAAACAAGTGATTTCGATTTGAGTTCTTTGGAAATCCTCTTCTTTCAGAATCAATTCTTCCGAAGGGAACACATACTTTCTCGAAACTCTAAAAAGTGATTTCGTTTCAAGTATTTTAGGAATTGGTCTTTACATCTAGTTGTTTTTCGAGCCGGGGGGACAAGAAGGATTATCCTCCAGCAAAACACAAAAGCTCAAGTGGACTTTACAACTCTAGGGGACAACTAGAAAATATTGGTCTTTGATGTTCTTCGAGCTATCAACATAGACATCGAACATCTTTTTCAACTCACAAAATGAGACAACCCTTGTACCTGCTATCCTCTAGTAAAAGTACTTATTACACTACCCAAGTTGAAGAATAACATCAAGGTCGGCACTCCACCTTAATACTCTCACCAATGCTAAAACACTTTCACGTAAGTTCAATTCACCGGGTAAAGTTGAGAAAGAGCAACTCTAAAGTGATTAGTCCCCACCTCGAAGTTGTTGTGGGGAGCCTGAATCCCAATCTAGAAAACATTCACTCCTTGAAAACCATTGAACATTCAACATTACATTATATATTTGATATAAAAATGAATATGTTGAATATATACTTATCAACAATTTGCCATGTAACAATAGTTTTACATTTTCAATTTTACAATGGTTTTTGACCTTATGCATATGTAAGCTTAATTTTATTTCTTACTGAAACTAATGCATATACTTTATGAAATTGTCAATCTGCAATCATGCATCAGCAAAGAACTGATACTTTTGGATGTTGTTGATTATGAACCGAAGAGCTGAAATAGTTGTTGCTATTGTAAGTAGAAATGAAAATATAATGTTGATCCAATGCCATGCCTTCTTCTCTGTTCTAGCTGTCTTTCCCTTTACCTTAATTTAAACCAAATGCATAAACAAATTatcaataaaaaataataataatttataGAATCTATCTTATATTTAGAGACGGAGATACTAACCTTAAGAAAAATCATGCTTGGGAACATGAATGTTAGGGGAACAAGTGAAAATGAGCCTAACAAGTTTACAAAGTCACCCATAAAAGGAAATGCGGCCGCGATGAATGTGTTTCCTGTGTAGAAGAAGACTCGTAGAAGAAACAAACGTTTGAAATTCTCCCCTGAATGCATACCTTTGCCGATTTCGAGAAATCTCGTGTCCATAGCTTCGTGAATTGGTGCCACAAACATCTGCATATTTTAAACATTAGGCACAGTTTGTTGtataatttttattatatatattatcaTGAGATATAAGTGGATGATTGTATGTAAAATACTTACATGTTGAGAAACTATGGATTGTAGAAAAACAATGACATTAACAATGACATTGATCCATCTTGGTCCACTTAAATTCTCAGGAAGATAGGAAGATACCATTGATCCATAAGCCCAATATCCAAGTATAGTAACACCATAATAGAACAAGGCTCCCACTGTATATTGTGAGAACAATGCTTTTCTCATGTTCTTCACTGCTGGTTTACGTAAAGTCGACTGTATCTCAGGGAGCATACCACTAGTGTTGGTAACAATGATGGCAGAAATGGCACCAAAACTATTGAACACCTTGTTCACTTTGCTTCCACTGACGGTGAAATCTTTGTTGGGATTTGAGTTCCCGTCTTTGACTGCAACCGCGAGAAGAAATGCTATGTATGCGGTGGTGACAACCGCGGAAGCTCCAAGCCAATTTCTCATCGAAGATAATGTTGGAATGGAGAAGGAAAATATGAGGTATGCTACTCCTGTGATTACGATGAAGTATTgaagccttaatggagaatcaCTAAATTCTGAATTTATTTCCTGTCAAAAAGTGAAATCATTAGTTTTTCTTTTAAATATGACTcatttaattatttatatttatgGACTTTATTTATTTACCTTAAGTGCCTTGCCTCCAAGGAGAATGAAACCCATGTTTCCAAGTAGAAGGGTCAAAAACTGAGAAATCCATGTTAGGTGATACATCTTCTTTCCTTCACAAATTAAGGAGCAACAATTCCGTTAAGAATGTTGATTACTTTAAAGGTAAAGGCACGATTTGAGGAAAAGATTTGTTATGAACTAGACCACGACATAGTCACATGATTTTTGTTACACACGTTACAATTTTTTATGTATCAACACATAAGTCATGTGATTTAGGTCCTGACATCATGGTTTTTCTTGTCTATGTACACCTGAGACATGATTTGTGCACTAGACATCACAATTTTTTTTGTCTCAGAGCATTAGTGACAAGATTTAGGCCATGATCAACTACTGTacacttttttttttttttttgatgttTCTTGTTTTATTTAAAATCATGATATCATGAGTATTTGTCTATTTGCGCATCAGACACATGATCTAGACTAGAACATCATAAAATTTTCTGCTTGAACATCATTCATATATGTTTTAAGCAATGATATCTTAAGTTTTTATCTATGTACGCATCAGACACATGATCTAGACCAGAACTTTATAAATTTTATGATTGTGTATCGTTGGCATCTAATTGTAATTTTTTAAAAATCTTAAAGATTGTGTCTGAATAGGTGACCGTGATTAACATACTTTAAAACATTCAACAAAGAACTTGAAACGAAACACTTAGTTAAAGAAAAACTGACCATAAACAAATCCCATGAGATCTCTGTATCTAATGAATCTACGTCCATCGATGAAATGAAACGCTGCTAAGAGCCAATTAGCATAAGCTGTGTATAATCCAACAACAAAAAGCAATATAACACCCCAAGTCCAACCAAGTGGAACCATAATCAGGTTCGAGAAACTGAATATCCAACCGCAGTTGAAGCCTGTCACCAACATCAACCCCACTTGTTGCCATGAATCTGCAAATTAGACATCATGAGAAAAACAAACTAGTTTATTACATAAAACAGAATTTAGCTGAGAATAGAACAAACAATATACCTCGGTCAATAGTATGAGCAGTAGAAACATCATAAGAATCATTTGAGGAACCATTTTGTGGATCATGTTCGAGGTTGAGAGTGAGAGAGTTATCATTGCTTGGTCTTTGTTCAACATCCATAATgaatattcttaattcattcaaAAAGAACAAGAGTTTAGTATTTAAATATGAAACGAAAAGGTTAGAGCACAATAACGTGCATGTCAATGTCAGTCAAAAATTATTTGGATACATAAATAAGTGGATTCAAGAGATGGGTGATGACTAGAAATTTTTTTATCGTTTAGTGAAGGTATTCAAACTTTATAATTAGACAACTCAGATACTATAAAAAGTGTGAAAATTAAAGTTTTTTCGGTTATTTTTCTTCTAGAATAATAGATGACCGGCCTTTACTAGCAgttttttaaattatttttttacCATCCAGTCTATTAAATTGATTAATTTGATTTAGGATCAGTTTTACATCAAATGGTGGTTCAATCTCAATCGTAATTAGCATGGAACCTTAGTTTTCCTACTAAATCCATCATCAATTATTATTGAAACagttttttaaggtttttttttcACCCATACTATTGcttttttaaaataatttttacAGTACcacattttttttaaaataaaagaaaatttttaAAAAAGAGAAAACTTGATTTCAATATCTTCTCATACAAAAACAATTTTAAGTATTGTATTtttaacaacaaatttttttatgaaaaaatttCTGAATACtaaattcaaaataaattttattatttttgtcCCATGCAATATAGgtgatttttaaaaaaattatccGATAAAAAAAAATTTGGATTTCCTTTAAACTTTAAAAAGATTCATCTATTTTGATCTTTTAAGAAATCCAATCATCAAAAATAATTATAGGTCaatcttttttaaaaaaaaatttaatgaTGTGAATTATCAAGTtagtattttttatttattttcttattaaATCTAAGTGGCTTATTGAAATTTTCAAtcttaaaaaaataaaaaataaaagcCACATAgatttaataaaaaaaataattaaaaattaaaaaatggcAACTTAACAATCCATGTCATtaaaagaaatttaaaaaaaaaagtcTGACACATCATTATTTTTTATGACTTTGTTTCTTGAGGGGTCAAAATAAGAGAATCTTCAAAGAGGCCGATAGGGACTCCAAACTCTTTTTTAcatgaattttttttcaaaaatcgCCCATATAATAGTAGAAAAATAGATATTAACCCTGTTTTTAAAAAATATTccataaaaaaatcatttttataaatattaaattatttttcttaaaaatttatgacaaagaaaacaaaaaataaataaatctaCGTAAATGTGAGTTGAATCATTATTGACTTTAAGTTAGAATTAATTCTAATTGAAAGCAACCTAGATTAGGATAATTTTGATTGACCTTAGAAGATAACAAATCATAACTCAGTCGGTCTAAGAAGCATTACAAAGGACATTAGACTTTTAGGCAGACATGACGTAGTGGGTTATGGGCTGCATGTGCTGACCCATCCCACTCATGGGACGTGTTCCCCGCCCCATTTGCATATTTATTCAAAGATAACTAAATGGTTATGTGAAAAATAATGTGTCACTTAAATGGGTCGGTAATGGCCACTCTATTAACCTGGAGAACTGGTCTTATGGTTCCTAATAGTAGGGTGAACCACTCTTCATATCTATATGCTTTAGTAGTCAAGCAGTTGAGAGGGAATTATTCTTTACCCATATACGTAGCCCATAAGTTAGGCCTATAAATATCACAATCTTGAGGGTTGGAATGGATCATTCAGTTTTTACATATTCAACACAATTAAACCCTCTTGCGATCATCGACGTAAGCAGGGTCCTCTTCATTGTATTTTGCAAGTAAAAATTGCACCCACTGTATGGCCTCAGTAAAAATAATATATGTCACACTTACATCAAACTTTTACTCTCCTCAATGATCTTCTTGCAAATTGTGACAAGACGAGGAACCGCAACAACTACCAGTATCGATAGTAATGAGAACAACATCTTAGCAAAGATGTGTGATACTATGTAAAAATTGTGGTGTTCCAACCGAGATTTCTAGGAGAATATCCTGACCCTTGAAGAACGACATCACGAAGAAAACCAAATAGAAGACAAGGTCTTGGGCCCCCAACCTCTCTCCAATGAGATATGGGGAGATCTAGTACTATAAAATGTCAAACCACCATCACTGGTGAAGTTTGACAGGAAGACAACCCCCGAGAACACGTTGTCGCCGTTAATAATAGGATGGAAATCATAGGTGCCTCTGACTTCTTGAGTGCAAGCTCTTGTCCAACACTTTTAAGGAGGTTACCCTCGGGGGGCTCATGGACCTCCACTGTCTTTCAAGGACTAGTTCTTGAGACGTCTCGAGGAACTGACCCATCAGCTTTTGGCGAGAAAGCACTAAAGGTTTTAAGAACTAGTTTATTCAATGTCCACTAAGGCCATGCTAAGTCATTAAGAAGTATTCGAAAATGGTTTGAGGATCGTGCATTTCAATGAGTCTCTCGCCTAGAACCTCATTTCTTTCAAGAGTGAAATCATGGTGCAGGCTAAATGTTATATTAAAAGGGGAAGAGATAAATGCAAAGAAAAAGGTCAGAGATGTTAGAGAATGTTCCTTCGGCGAATATGACTTGTCGTAACAACAACACAAAAGCCACCACACCTCGCTCATAAGGGATATGATGTCTTTCAAGAATAGTGGGATACCCTTAGAACTTCACGCCCATTCAACACTCGCTTAGAGAAGATCTTCCGTGAAGTTCTCCACACCTAAGACATCTCTCCTCCACCATCTCCCAAGTCTGAAACCATGAGGCTTAAACTTGAAAAGTAGTTAAAATATCGCAAGGTGAATTATCATCACAATGATGATTGCTACCATTTCAAAAGAGAGATTAAGTGGGTTATCCAAGAGGGCCATTTGAAAAAACATGTCAGAGGAAGTTCTCAACAAGCAACAGGCAAATCTAGAACTAAGGAGTGAGATGAATCCACAAGCCCTAGGTCTAGAAAAGACAAAGAACTAATGATAAAATAGAAATATAGTCTATTCCATCACACTCTCAATACCATAGTAGGAAGGTTCTCCGGGGGTAGAGAATTTATCTCCTTCCGTAAAAGATCTGCCTGCCAAGTCATGGTAATAGAAGATGAATTATGTAATTCTCCAAATGTTAAAGAAGCCTTACTTGGTGGGTATGATGGTATCATGGACCAGTTGAAATATCTGAATAAGATATCCATTTTTTACTTAGAGGAACATAAAGTCTCAAGTACTTACATATTTCTTAGTAGAGTTTAACTCCCTAGTGGGTAAGGAAGTTCTCCATGTCTAGACATTATTAGTAGATGGCGCCTCAAACCTGAAGGAAAACACCACTAGGGTAGTACTGGAAGGCCCATATAACATTCTCATAGATCAATCCTTGAGGTTTCAGTTGAAGTCCAATAATAACCAAGCTGAATATAACTCCCTTATCGTCGGAATGGACCTTTCCAAATAAATTGGCGCTTCAAACCTTAGAGCATGAAGCGATTCCAAATTAATTTCCAATCAATTCGTCTGTGAATATTAA includes:
- the LOC127073998 gene encoding proline transporter 2, producing the protein MDVEQRPSNDNSLTLNLEHDPQNGSSNDSYDVSTAHTIDRDSWQQVGLMLVTGFNCGWIFSFSNLIMVPLGWTWGVILLFVVGLYTAYANWLLAAFHFIDGRRFIRYRDLMGFVYGKKMYHLTWISQFLTLLLGNMGFILLGGKALKEINSEFSDSPLRLQYFIVITGVAYLIFSFSIPTLSSMRNWLGASAVVTTAYIAFLLAVAVKDGNSNPNKDFTVSGSKVNKVFNSFGAISAIIVTNTSGMLPEIQSTLRKPAVKNMRKALFSQYTVGALFYYGVTILGYWAYGSMVSSYLPENLSGPRWINVIVNVIVFLQSIVSQHMFVAPIHEAMDTRFLEIGKGMHSGENFKRLFLLRVFFYTGNTFIAAAFPFMGDFVNLLGSFSLVPLTFMFPSMIFLKVKGKTARTEKKAWHWINIIFSFLLTIATTISALRFIINNIQKYQFFADA